The following coding sequences lie in one Fusarium poae strain DAOMC 252244 chromosome 1, whole genome shotgun sequence genomic window:
- a CDS encoding hypothetical protein (TransMembrane:1 (o65-86i)): MADNNAVAPAASKSIFGYLNDWGTGSLPPSLLATLITALHARPPSLPLFIFTPPLLFSSYLNLSGYPTGSAGLTAAWSGLYALLALRRRQPFRGRFSVRGAVRGTAIGLGAANCVAGGWVYANGDFDKDAKARNDRNRWGGKD; the protein is encoded by the exons ATGGCAGACAATAATGCTGTGGCTCCTGCCGCCTCCAAATCCATCTTTGGTTATCTGAACGACTGGGGAA CTGGATCACTGCCCCCATCTCTTCTGGCAACCCTCATAACCGCTCTCCACGCGCGGCCCCCATCCTTGcccctcttcatcttcacccCTCCGCTACTCTTCTCATCCTACCTCAATCTTTCTGGCTATCCCACCGGCAGCGCTGGCCTGACGGCTGCCTGGTCTGGCCTCTACGCGCTTCTTGCCCTGCGTCGTCGTCAGCCCTTCCGCGGCCGCTTCTCCGTCCGTGGTGCCGTGCGAGGTACTGCCATTGGTCTCGGCGCGGCTAACTGTGTTGCTGGAGGATGGGTCTACGCAAACGGTGACTTTGACAAGGACGCCAAAGCTAGGAATGACAGGAACCGCTGGGGTGGAAAGGACTAA
- a CDS encoding hypothetical protein (TransMembrane:1 (i271-289o)~BUSCO:44863at5125), with protein sequence MINSMASKRNSRAFVDDHTHITRGQQIPNNTQFRSRQGSRSTSKEDMKQEVEEVTNMNRSQSITAVAMETSLSAQTSDSDSRSSSISRGRIQPSEHVKSFDGRPFNFGIVIPGVYRSSFPKSHDFEYIKGLGLKTIVSLVKKDELDHDLETFVTREGIRQVNFNMKGTKKEAIPLETMKGILDVVLDKSNYPLLIHCNHGKHRTGCVVAIVRKITGWDIARVVAEYNTYAEPKARECDVTYIQGFEVSSLVLSNTLQRDPYSRRARVQSRTFFRAVVFSTCVMLVWLMSGLRMNSITKSGPL encoded by the exons ATGATCAATAGTATGGCCTCGAAGCGCAATTCGCGAGCTTTCGTGGACGACCACACGCACATCACAAGAGGCCAACAAATACCCAACAACACACAGTTCCGATCCAGACAAGGATCTCGCAGTACCTCGAAAGAAGACATGAAGCAAGAAGTCGAGGAAGTCACCAACATGAACCGCTCCCAGAGCATCACCGCCGTCGCAATGGAAACTTCTCTATCAGCACAAACTAGCGACAGTGACTCACGCT CTTCATCCATATCACGAGGCCGAATCCAGCCATCAGAGCACGTCAAATCTTTCGATGGCCGACCTTTCAACTTTGGAATTGTGATTCCTGGTGTTTACCGGAGCAGTTTCCCAAAGTCCCACGATTTCGAGTACATTAAGGGCTTGGGATTGAAGACCATTGT CTCGCTTGTCAAGAAGGATGAACTTGACCACGACCTCGAAACCTTTGTCACCCGCGAGGGCATTCGACAGGTTAATTTCAACATGAAGGGCACCAAGAAGGAGGCTATCCCACTAGAGACTATGAAGGGTATCCTCGACGTCGTTCTCGACAAGTCAAACTACCCCCTTCTTATCCATTGCAACCACGGAAAGCACCGAACTGGATGTGTCGTCGCTATTGTACGAAAAATCACCGGCTGGGACATCGCGAGGGTCGTTGCAGAGTACAACACCTACGCCGAGCCCAAGGCTCGCGAATGCGATGTCACATACATCCAGGGTTTCGAAGTCTCAAGTCTGGTCCTCTCCAACACATTGCAAAGAGATCCCTACTCAAGACGCGCCCGAGTTCAATCACGCACCTTCTTTCGGGCCGTCGTCTTCTCTACCTGTGTGATGCTCGTGTGGCTCATGTCTGGATTAAGGATGAACAGCATCACAAAATCAGGCCCTCTCTAA